A window of Auraticoccus monumenti contains these coding sequences:
- a CDS encoding PH domain-containing protein, whose protein sequence is MDELFAPPGASWQRISPRWRTLELIGTTIACVLVPTVPALLVGFLTDLWWIGVVLWTFFGVILLLNVLLVGRRWRNWGYAELDDDLYITHGVMFRALTVVPYGRMQVVDVTSGPLERSLGMATVKLVTASASTDATIPGLPAAEATRLRDQLSQRAEARLSGL, encoded by the coding sequence ATGGATGAGCTCTTCGCCCCGCCGGGCGCCAGCTGGCAGCGGATCTCTCCGCGCTGGAGGACCCTCGAGCTGATCGGGACCACCATCGCCTGCGTGCTGGTGCCGACCGTCCCGGCCCTGCTGGTGGGGTTCCTGACCGACCTGTGGTGGATCGGCGTGGTGCTCTGGACGTTCTTCGGGGTGATCCTGCTCCTCAACGTGCTGCTGGTCGGTCGCCGCTGGCGCAACTGGGGCTACGCCGAGCTGGACGACGACCTGTACATCACCCACGGCGTCATGTTCCGCGCGCTGACGGTGGTGCCGTACGGGCGGATGCAGGTGGTCGACGTCACCTCCGGTCCGCTGGAGCGCAGCCTCGGGATGGCCACGGTCAAGCTGGTCACGGCCAGCGCGAGCACCGACGCCACCATCCCGGGCCTGCCGGCCGCCGAGGCCACCCGGCTGCGTGACCAGCTGTCCCAGCGGGCCGAGGCAAGGCTGTCCGGGCTGTGA
- the ppgK gene encoding polyphosphate--glucose phosphotransferase has protein sequence MADNAVLGIDIGGSGIKGAPVDLAKGEFTSKRLRIDTPEESTPARVADVVAQIVEHFADQIGDGPIGITIPSVVTHGRTRSAANIDKAWVDCEAEQLFEDRLGRDIYLVNDADAAGVAEVRYGAAKDHPGLVLMTTLGTGIGSAIIHRGILVPNSELGHLEIDGHDAESQASSGVKDQLGLSYEEWVPRLQRYYEVVEALLWPDLIVVGGGVSKDSDHFLPHLRLKSPIVPARLRNKAGIIGAAWLASDRREHPEPVLDYAAPGDPSVSEEKSKH, from the coding sequence GTGGCAGACAACGCGGTTCTCGGCATCGACATCGGTGGGTCCGGCATCAAGGGGGCTCCCGTCGACCTCGCCAAGGGCGAGTTCACCAGCAAGCGGCTGCGGATCGACACCCCCGAGGAGTCGACCCCGGCCCGGGTCGCCGACGTGGTCGCCCAGATCGTGGAGCACTTCGCCGACCAGATCGGTGACGGCCCGATCGGGATCACCATCCCCTCGGTCGTGACGCACGGGCGCACCCGCTCGGCGGCCAACATCGACAAGGCGTGGGTGGACTGCGAGGCCGAGCAGCTCTTCGAGGACCGGCTCGGCCGCGACATCTACCTGGTCAACGACGCCGACGCCGCGGGTGTGGCGGAGGTCCGCTACGGGGCCGCCAAGGACCACCCCGGTCTGGTGCTGATGACCACCCTCGGCACCGGGATCGGCTCGGCCATCATCCACCGCGGGATCCTGGTGCCGAACTCCGAGCTCGGTCACCTCGAGATCGACGGCCACGACGCGGAGAGCCAGGCGTCCTCGGGCGTCAAGGACCAGCTCGGGCTCAGCTACGAGGAGTGGGTGCCGCGGCTGCAGCGCTACTACGAGGTGGTCGAGGCGCTGCTGTGGCCGGACCTGATCGTGGTGGGCGGCGGCGTCTCCAAGGACTCCGACCACTTCCTGCCGCACCTGCGGCTCAAGTCCCCGATCGTACCTGCCAGGCTGCGCAACAAGGCCGGCATCATCGGGGCGGCCTGGCTCGCCTCGGACCGCCGCGAGCACCCCGAGCCGGTGCTGGACTACGCCGCCCCCGGCGACCCCTCGGTGTCGGAGGAGAAGTCCAAGCACTGA
- a CDS encoding DUF1707 SHOCT-like domain-containing protein — protein sequence MNPSVEQDQQAGWPLMDATSAGAQQDRGPGTSGDAVRDPGPTPPTLQTQSGGLRASDADRAKVANVLSTAYAEGRLTHEEHDERLDLAMRARTFEDLVPLTTDLVPLDRPLATTRERSATGPLVEPGAATSDPDRFVAVFGGFERKGQWRVRRDNQLLTLFGGGELDLTEATWEGEQIEMTGLTVFGGVEITVPEGVAVRNETVAIFGGAEVDVPPAPAGSPTLVVKGLCLFGGVSVKVRRKGKGKAERAARKHGCGH from the coding sequence GTGAACCCTTCCGTCGAGCAGGACCAGCAGGCCGGTTGGCCGCTGATGGACGCGACCTCCGCCGGGGCCCAGCAGGACCGCGGACCGGGGACCTCCGGGGACGCCGTGCGCGACCCCGGACCCACCCCCCCGACCCTGCAGACGCAGTCCGGCGGGCTCCGTGCCTCCGACGCCGACCGGGCCAAGGTGGCCAACGTGCTCAGCACCGCCTACGCCGAGGGGCGTCTCACCCACGAGGAGCACGACGAGCGCCTCGACCTGGCGATGCGGGCCCGCACCTTCGAGGACCTGGTGCCGCTGACCACCGACCTGGTGCCGCTGGACCGCCCGCTGGCCACCACCCGCGAGCGGAGCGCGACCGGGCCCCTGGTCGAACCCGGTGCCGCCACCAGCGACCCCGACCGCTTCGTGGCCGTCTTCGGTGGCTTCGAGCGCAAGGGCCAGTGGCGGGTCCGGCGCGACAACCAGCTGCTCACCCTGTTCGGGGGCGGCGAGCTCGACCTCACCGAGGCCACCTGGGAGGGCGAGCAGATCGAGATGACCGGCCTCACCGTGTTCGGCGGGGTGGAGATCACCGTGCCCGAGGGGGTCGCGGTCCGCAACGAGACCGTGGCGATCTTCGGGGGCGCCGAGGTCGACGTCCCGCCCGCGCCGGCCGGCTCGCCGACCCTGGTGGTCAAGGGGCTCTGCCTGTTCGGCGGGGTGTCGGTGAAGGTGCGCCGGAAGGGGAAGGGCAAGGCCGAGCGCGCCGCCCGCAAGCACGGCTGCGGGCACTAG
- the argS gene encoding arginine--tRNA ligase, with translation MAAMSSLPQLLSARIEAVAGVDPELRAATKPQFGHFQSNVALRLAKAEGRPPREVAQRLVEQADLADLCEPPEVAGPGFINLRLRTDVLAAAATEVLSDPRHGVVPEGGSTVVIDYSGPNVAKQMHVGHLRSTIIGDCLARVLRSLGHTVVAQNHIGDWGRQFGMLVEQILLEGLDVADLDLPGAEELYRRANDHLKADGSFADAARRRVVLLQSGDEETLTIWRQLIDVSLAGFRESYARLGVLLTDEDLAGESTYNDALPSVVEDLEASGAAVVDDDALVVFVEGFNAPMIVRKRDGGFGYSATDLAAIRHRVRDLHADRILYVVGTEQTFHFNQVFAVARKAGFLPEDVRAEHVGYGMVLGADGKRLRTRDGGTMKLTTLLDAAEERAARPIALAAVKYADLSNSLVKDYVFDLDRMVQTTGDTGPYLQYAHARLCQVLARAVAEGYPVGESVTLLAEPAEQTLALLLTRFGEVVTEVGETLQPHRLCTYLYELSGALSTFYEQCPVLKSEADVRTSRLALCTATRDVLATGLDLLGIEAPERM, from the coding sequence ATGGCGGCCATGTCGTCGCTCCCCCAGCTGCTCAGCGCGAGGATCGAGGCCGTCGCCGGCGTCGACCCCGAGCTGCGCGCTGCCACCAAGCCCCAGTTCGGTCACTTCCAGTCCAACGTCGCGCTGCGGCTGGCCAAGGCCGAGGGGCGCCCGCCGCGCGAGGTGGCGCAGCGGCTGGTGGAGCAGGCCGACCTCGCCGACCTGTGCGAGCCGCCGGAGGTGGCCGGCCCGGGCTTCATCAACCTGCGGCTGCGCACCGACGTGCTGGCCGCGGCGGCGACCGAGGTGCTCAGCGACCCCCGGCACGGCGTCGTGCCCGAGGGTGGCAGCACCGTGGTGATCGACTACTCCGGCCCCAACGTGGCCAAGCAGATGCACGTGGGCCACCTGCGCTCCACGATCATCGGCGACTGCCTGGCGCGGGTGCTGCGGTCGCTCGGTCACACGGTGGTCGCGCAGAACCACATCGGCGACTGGGGCCGGCAGTTCGGGATGCTGGTGGAGCAGATCCTGCTCGAGGGCCTCGACGTCGCCGACCTCGACCTGCCCGGCGCCGAGGAGCTGTACCGCCGCGCCAACGACCACCTCAAGGCCGACGGGTCCTTCGCCGACGCCGCGCGCCGCCGGGTGGTGCTGCTGCAGTCCGGTGACGAGGAGACCCTGACCATCTGGCGGCAGCTGATCGACGTCTCCCTCGCCGGGTTCCGTGAGAGCTACGCCCGGCTCGGGGTGCTGCTCACCGACGAGGACCTGGCGGGTGAGTCCACCTACAACGACGCGCTCCCCTCGGTGGTCGAGGACCTGGAGGCCAGCGGGGCGGCCGTGGTGGACGACGACGCCCTGGTGGTCTTCGTGGAGGGCTTCAACGCGCCGATGATCGTGCGCAAGCGCGACGGCGGGTTCGGCTACTCCGCCACCGACCTGGCCGCCATCCGGCACCGGGTCCGGGACCTGCACGCCGACCGCATCCTCTACGTGGTGGGCACCGAGCAGACCTTCCACTTCAACCAGGTCTTCGCCGTGGCCCGCAAGGCCGGCTTCCTGCCCGAGGACGTCCGGGCCGAGCACGTCGGCTACGGCATGGTGCTGGGCGCGGACGGCAAGCGGCTTCGGACCCGCGACGGCGGCACCATGAAGCTGACCACCCTGCTGGACGCCGCCGAGGAGCGGGCCGCCCGGCCGATCGCCCTGGCCGCGGTCAAGTACGCCGACCTCTCCAACAGCCTGGTCAAGGACTACGTCTTCGACCTGGACCGCATGGTGCAGACCACCGGTGACACCGGGCCCTACCTGCAGTACGCCCACGCCCGCCTCTGCCAGGTGCTGGCCCGGGCCGTGGCCGAGGGCTACCCGGTGGGGGAGTCGGTGACGCTGCTGGCCGAGCCGGCCGAGCAGACCCTGGCGCTGCTGCTGACCCGCTTCGGAGAGGTGGTCACCGAGGTGGGCGAGACGCTGCAGCCGCACCGCCTCTGCACCTACCTCTACGAGCTCTCCGGTGCGCTGTCGACCTTCTACGAGCAGTGCCCGGTGCTCAAGAGCGAGGCCGACGTCCGGACGTCCCGCCTGGCCCTGTGCACCGCCACCCGCGACGTCCTGGCCACCGGCCTGGACCTGCTGGGCATCGAGGCCCCCGAGCGCATGTGA
- a CDS encoding aldo/keto reductase, which yields MTQVPNVSLNDGTTIPQLGFGVWQIADEDIVPSVSAALEAGYRHIDTAQMYGNEEGVGRAIAESGLSRDEIYVTTKLSNKRHADPEVALQESLDRLGLDRVDLYLVHWPLQEGTHVKAWEGMIRAKEQGLTTSIGVSNYLPHHLSDIIDATGVVPVVDQIEVHPTFGQAEVIEGIRSHGIEIESWTPLGRGDLEQQVVTDLAERLDRTPAQVILRWHLQKGYIVFPKSVTPSRIQENFRLFDFELTAEDVAAIDGLERGERTGGDPDSL from the coding sequence ATGACCCAGGTCCCCAACGTCAGCCTCAACGACGGCACCACCATCCCCCAGCTCGGTTTCGGGGTCTGGCAGATCGCCGACGAGGACATCGTCCCCTCCGTCAGCGCTGCCCTCGAGGCCGGGTACCGCCACATCGACACCGCCCAGATGTACGGCAACGAGGAGGGCGTCGGCCGTGCGATCGCCGAGTCCGGCCTCTCCCGTGACGAGATCTACGTCACCACCAAGCTGAGCAACAAGCGCCACGCCGACCCCGAGGTCGCGCTGCAGGAGAGCCTCGACCGCCTCGGTCTGGACCGCGTCGACCTGTACCTGGTGCACTGGCCGCTGCAGGAGGGCACCCACGTCAAGGCGTGGGAGGGCATGATCCGCGCCAAGGAGCAGGGTCTGACCACCAGCATCGGCGTCTCGAACTACCTCCCCCACCACCTGAGCGACATCATCGACGCCACCGGCGTCGTCCCGGTGGTGGACCAGATCGAGGTGCACCCGACCTTCGGCCAGGCCGAGGTCATCGAGGGCATCCGCAGCCACGGCATCGAGATCGAGTCCTGGACGCCCCTGGGTCGCGGCGACCTGGAGCAGCAGGTGGTCACCGACCTGGCCGAGCGCCTGGACCGGACCCCGGCGCAGGTCATCCTGCGCTGGCACCTGCAGAAGGGCTACATCGTCTTCCCGAAGTCGGTGACCCCCTCGCGCATCCAGGAGAACTTCCGGCTCTTCGACTTCGAGCTGACCGCCGAGGACGTCGCGGCCATCGACGGCCTGGAGCGCGGCGAGCGCACCGGCGGGGACCCCGACTCCCTCTGA
- a CDS encoding peptidase C39 family protein produces the protein MLPRRILPSLLLGVTAGAAALSAFPLEASAADRITLDRWTTDSQWRTGTHSGTTVAGGALKFSRGTSTTTYTDPHTGTRRSYDVATWTGPLKSPGVTKELIASWDAWTAAGTWVEVRVQGVTTGGVTSKWYVMGRWASGDGTSDIRRTSVDGQGDRHATVATDTLVTADRIAFKSYRVQVRLMRLRGTTGRLEARSLHVMTSAIPDRTSITTSAPTGKAVRTLGVPTYSQQLHVGHSPRYGGGGEAWCSPTSVAMVLDYHKLGPSSSTTAWVGSGHTNPQVDHAARGAYDHTYKGTGNWPMSTAYAGTRGADAFATRLHSLREAETFIAAGLPLVASVSFRSADMAGAGYSTAGHLLVVVGFTSKGDVVVNDPASHLKASNSQVRVTYRRSQFEKAWLLGSGGLVYVIAPRGRALPSSPGNW, from the coding sequence ATGCTCCCCCGACGCATCCTCCCCTCCCTGCTGCTCGGCGTGACCGCCGGCGCAGCCGCGCTCAGCGCCTTCCCGCTCGAGGCCTCCGCCGCCGACCGGATCACCCTGGACCGCTGGACCACCGACAGCCAGTGGCGGACCGGCACGCACTCCGGCACCACCGTCGCCGGCGGCGCCCTGAAGTTCTCCCGCGGCACCTCCACCACCACCTACACCGACCCGCACACCGGCACCCGCCGCAGCTACGACGTCGCCACCTGGACCGGGCCGCTGAAGAGCCCGGGGGTGACCAAGGAGCTGATCGCCTCCTGGGACGCCTGGACCGCCGCGGGCACCTGGGTCGAGGTCCGGGTGCAGGGAGTGACCACCGGCGGCGTCACCAGCAAGTGGTACGTGATGGGTCGCTGGGCCAGCGGCGACGGCACCTCCGACATCCGCCGCACCTCGGTGGACGGCCAGGGCGACCGGCACGCCACCGTGGCGACCGACACCCTGGTCACCGCCGACCGGATCGCCTTCAAGAGCTACCGGGTGCAGGTGCGGCTGATGCGTCTGCGCGGCACCACCGGCCGGCTCGAGGCCCGCAGCCTGCACGTGATGACCTCGGCCATCCCGGACCGGACCAGCATCACCACCTCCGCCCCCACCGGGAAGGCGGTGCGCACCCTCGGCGTGCCCACCTACTCCCAGCAGCTGCACGTCGGTCACTCGCCGAGGTACGGCGGCGGCGGTGAGGCCTGGTGCTCCCCCACCTCGGTGGCGATGGTGCTGGACTACCACAAGCTCGGCCCGAGCTCCTCGACCACCGCCTGGGTGGGGAGCGGCCACACCAACCCCCAGGTCGACCACGCCGCCCGCGGCGCCTACGACCACACCTACAAGGGCACCGGCAACTGGCCGATGAGCACCGCCTACGCCGGCACCCGGGGCGCGGACGCCTTCGCGACCCGGCTGCACTCGCTGCGGGAGGCGGAGACCTTCATCGCCGCCGGGCTGCCGCTGGTCGCCTCGGTGTCGTTCCGCTCCGCCGACATGGCCGGCGCCGGCTACAGCACCGCCGGGCACCTGCTCGTGGTCGTCGGGTTCACCAGCAAGGGTGACGTGGTGGTGAACGACCCCGCCTCGCACCTCAAGGCGTCCAACTCCCAGGTCCGGGTCACCTACCGGCGCAGCCAGTTCGAGAAGGCCTGGCTGCTCGGGTCCGGCGGCCTGGTCTACGTGATCGCCCCGCGCGGACGGGCACTGCCCTCCTCACCCGGCAACTGGTGA
- a CDS encoding erythromycin esterase family protein has protein sequence MPLPPAEVTPTLDAGAVTALLGGRPRLLGLGEPTHGSDALLRVRNDLFRQLVEQEGYRTIAVESDCLTGLLVDEHVTSGAGDLDDVVEHGFSHGWGTSPANRDLVRWMRAHNAGRAPAEQVRFAGVDGPLEMAAAASPRGALTALHDHLAARLDTELLPCDASDLDRLLGPDERWTEPAAMFDPSRSVGTNPEVAELRLLTDDLTTLLDTEAPHLLATSSPEDGDRARLHARTAAGLLRYHAAMADPSPQRLARLCALRDAMMAANLLALAERGPTLVHTHAAHLQRHRSSMMMGGQPLGWWSAGAITATRLGEGYAHLATAVGTIADHGVDAPPPDTLEGLLHALPGDRHVVDPARLVPHLDGVVRRVSPWFGYAPLDPTHLDDPDGIVFVRDA, from the coding sequence ATGCCTCTTCCTCCCGCCGAAGTCACCCCCACCCTCGACGCCGGCGCCGTGACGGCTCTGCTGGGCGGCCGTCCGCGTCTGCTCGGGCTGGGCGAGCCGACCCACGGCTCCGACGCCCTGCTCCGGGTGCGCAACGACCTCTTCCGCCAGCTCGTCGAGCAGGAGGGTTACCGGACGATCGCCGTCGAGAGCGACTGCCTGACCGGTCTGCTGGTGGACGAGCACGTCACCTCCGGCGCCGGTGACCTCGACGACGTGGTCGAGCACGGCTTCAGCCACGGCTGGGGCACCTCCCCCGCCAACCGCGACCTGGTGCGCTGGATGCGCGCCCACAACGCCGGCCGGGCGCCGGCGGAGCAGGTCCGCTTCGCCGGCGTGGACGGGCCCCTCGAGATGGCCGCCGCCGCCAGCCCGCGGGGTGCCCTCACGGCGCTCCACGACCACCTGGCCGCGCGGCTGGACACCGAGCTGCTCCCCTGCGACGCGTCGGACCTGGACCGCCTGCTCGGGCCGGACGAGCGGTGGACCGAGCCCGCCGCCATGTTCGACCCGTCCCGCTCGGTGGGCACCAACCCCGAGGTGGCGGAGCTGCGTCTGCTCACCGACGACCTGACCACCCTCCTCGACACCGAGGCCCCCCACCTGCTGGCCACGTCCTCCCCCGAGGACGGGGACCGCGCCCGCCTGCACGCCCGCACGGCCGCCGGGCTGCTGCGCTACCACGCGGCCATGGCCGACCCGTCCCCGCAGCGGCTGGCCCGGCTGTGCGCGCTGCGGGACGCGATGATGGCCGCCAACCTGCTCGCCCTGGCCGAGCGCGGCCCGACGCTGGTGCACACCCACGCCGCCCACCTGCAGCGGCACCGCAGCAGCATGATGATGGGCGGGCAGCCGCTCGGGTGGTGGAGCGCCGGGGCGATCACGGCCACCCGGCTGGGCGAGGGGTACGCGCACCTGGCCACGGCGGTGGGCACCATCGCCGACCACGGCGTGGACGCCCCACCACCGGACACGCTGGAGGGCCTGCTGCACGCGCTGCCCGGGGACCGCCACGTCGTCGACCCGGCCCGGCTGGTCCCCCACCTGGACGGCGTGGTGCGGCGGGTGTCCCCCTGGTTCGGCTACGCGCCGCTGGACCCGACCCACCTCGACGACCCCGACGGCATCGTCTTCGTCCGCGACGCGTGA
- a CDS encoding TioE family transcriptional regulator, with amino-acid sequence MDLAREHGLSTQAIRNYEAAGILPPADRTEHGHRTYTPLHADALHAFLALVPGHGHQRAADLLRAVHRDATGEALRLLDESHAQLLEDRRTLAAVEAALAGLGPVPQGRGDTFVGPLASRLGLRPATLRKWERAGLLRPERDRRTGYRVYHPADVRDAQLVHQLRRGGYLLRQIAPVLDQVRSAGGVAPLESVLRDWHLRLTARGRSMLGGAAALDAYLDRRGDRAPAPPRR; translated from the coding sequence GTGGACCTGGCTCGCGAGCACGGTCTGTCCACCCAGGCGATCCGCAACTACGAGGCGGCCGGCATCCTCCCGCCCGCCGACCGGACCGAGCACGGTCACCGCACCTACACCCCGCTGCACGCCGACGCCCTGCACGCCTTCCTGGCCCTGGTCCCGGGTCACGGCCACCAGCGGGCCGCCGACCTCCTGCGGGCGGTGCACCGGGACGCGACCGGGGAGGCCCTGCGGCTCCTGGACGAGAGCCACGCCCAGCTGCTGGAGGACCGCCGCACGCTCGCGGCGGTCGAGGCGGCGCTCGCCGGCCTGGGTCCGGTTCCGCAGGGCCGCGGGGACACCTTCGTCGGTCCTCTGGCCAGCAGGCTCGGTCTCCGTCCGGCGACCCTGCGCAAGTGGGAGCGCGCCGGCCTGCTCCGGCCGGAACGCGACCGCCGGACGGGCTACCGGGTCTACCACCCGGCTGACGTGCGGGACGCCCAGCTGGTGCACCAGCTGCGTCGCGGCGGGTACCTGCTGCGGCAGATCGCGCCGGTCCTGGACCAGGTCCGCTCCGCCGGGGGCGTGGCCCCGCTGGAGTCCGTGCTGCGCGACTGGCACCTCCGCCTGACCGCCCGTGGCCGGTCGATGCTCGGCGGCGCCGCCGCGCTGGACGCCTACCTCGACCGCCGCGGGGACCGGGCTCCCGCGCCGCCCCGCCGGTAG
- a CDS encoding FG-GAP repeat domain-containing protein, with protein sequence MAPDPAFDEHVIESGLTDGYWIQAVDVDGDGRPDILTSGLSEGHVSWYRNPDWSKQPIHSFSRPVSLDQGDVSGSGRRDLVICHDYAPTMFVATPADGRISWLENPGPAGGEWTARPIGQLGSTHRLRLGHFTDPDRQQLLALPVVGQASGLDALHAPIKVVLYDRPDDLEAGEWAAQPVDETSFRVIHAAQLGHFGAPSPAGLDAVLLACEEGLVWFGVDGSGSWQRHVLHTGETTQQERTGYKGSGNIAIGRLGDDPYAFMAAVEPFHGNTLALYTREGTHDGVVGGTWERRVLEVFGEPNEAGEGPAHHVVCADFDGDGEDELLVALRGPMPHQGVFLYKFSDVRAGVYEKTRLSEASAARIAVADFDGDGRLDFATLGYYVPGYFLCEDPQLVLFLNRYGAAVPGTPAIPALPLGG encoded by the coding sequence GTGGCGCCCGACCCCGCCTTCGACGAGCACGTCATCGAGTCCGGACTGACCGACGGCTACTGGATCCAGGCGGTGGACGTCGACGGCGACGGCCGCCCGGACATCCTGACCTCCGGGCTGAGCGAGGGGCACGTCTCCTGGTACCGGAACCCGGACTGGAGCAAGCAGCCGATCCACTCCTTCTCCCGACCCGTCTCGCTGGACCAGGGTGACGTCTCCGGCAGCGGGCGGCGCGACCTGGTCATCTGCCACGACTACGCCCCGACGATGTTCGTCGCCACCCCCGCCGACGGGCGCATCTCCTGGTTGGAGAACCCCGGACCGGCCGGCGGGGAGTGGACGGCCCGACCGATCGGCCAGCTCGGCTCCACCCACCGGCTCCGGCTCGGCCACTTCACCGACCCCGACCGTCAGCAGCTGCTGGCGCTGCCGGTCGTCGGCCAGGCATCCGGGCTGGACGCGCTGCACGCACCCATCAAGGTGGTGCTCTACGACCGCCCCGACGACCTCGAGGCGGGGGAGTGGGCCGCGCAGCCGGTCGACGAGACCAGCTTCCGCGTCATCCACGCCGCCCAGCTGGGCCACTTCGGAGCGCCCTCGCCGGCCGGCCTGGACGCCGTGCTGCTGGCCTGCGAGGAGGGGCTGGTCTGGTTCGGGGTGGACGGCAGCGGCAGCTGGCAGCGTCACGTCCTGCACACCGGGGAGACGACCCAGCAGGAGCGCACCGGCTACAAGGGCAGCGGCAACATCGCCATCGGCCGCCTCGGGGACGACCCGTACGCCTTCATGGCCGCCGTCGAGCCCTTCCACGGCAACACCCTCGCGCTGTACACCCGGGAGGGGACCCACGACGGCGTCGTGGGTGGCACCTGGGAGCGCCGGGTGCTCGAGGTGTTCGGCGAGCCCAACGAGGCCGGCGAGGGGCCGGCGCACCACGTGGTCTGCGCCGACTTCGACGGCGACGGCGAGGACGAGCTGCTGGTGGCCCTGCGCGGTCCGATGCCGCACCAGGGGGTGTTCCTGTACAAGTTCAGCGACGTCCGCGCCGGGGTGTACGAGAAGACGCGGCTCTCCGAGGCCTCGGCCGCCCGGATCGCGGTGGCCGACTTCGACGGGGACGGCCGACTGGACTTCGCCACGCTCGGCTACTACGTGCCCGGCTACTTCCTCTGCGAGGACCCCCAGCTGGTCCTGTTCCTCAACCGCTACGGCGCGGCGGTCCCCGGCACGCCGGCCATCCCGGCGCTCCCGCTGGGTGGCTGA
- a CDS encoding PH domain-containing protein: MTVPGTPGPDPTAGSREPDPRTAVGTPGPAQEDPPSAGLTDARTGADGKTFERPHPLTPLIRGWVVLVAILLGASRELIPDGGDDSLVSNLSGSLRWVLLALVAVVLVAALAGFMTWRFTRFVIDDDELRIETGAVFRQSKRIPFQRLQTIDVVQPLSARIFGLAEMRLEAGAGDSGARLRYLRRDKAARLRDYLLTRASGEQRSITDEAAPTSAWTDLSSTDEVLVRLTPQQLVLGFVLSGDFLFPAVLLAVGLTVTTVLGVTLFALPAVIPLGIQLFSALSKYLIGQFNYTLARSGRGLRISRGLTNLTSQSVPVDRIQGISISQSVTWRPAGLYRVRIDVLGQTRSTDEGGQQNSDSLLFPVATLEQVRTGLRAILPDVDLDAVELHPSPRSARWLRWWNWWTLRHGWDDRVVVTRRGWLVDTMSVVPHAKTQSVRITRGPLQRRLDLATVHVDTTPGPVTLSIVHVSSDHARAVALSQLQRMQRARAEAPAGSASGPALGDPVPTTDPAAAASEG; the protein is encoded by the coding sequence GTGACCGTCCCCGGCACCCCGGGGCCCGACCCCACCGCCGGCTCACGTGAGCCGGACCCCCGCACCGCCGTCGGCACCCCGGGACCGGCGCAGGAGGACCCGCCGTCGGCCGGTCTGACCGACGCCCGCACCGGTGCGGACGGCAAGACCTTCGAGCGCCCGCACCCGCTGACGCCCCTGATCCGGGGCTGGGTCGTGCTCGTGGCCATCCTGCTCGGCGCGTCCCGCGAGCTCATCCCCGACGGCGGGGACGACTCGCTGGTCTCCAACCTCTCCGGCTCCCTGCGCTGGGTGCTGCTGGCCCTGGTCGCGGTCGTGCTGGTCGCCGCCCTGGCCGGCTTCATGACCTGGCGGTTCACCCGCTTCGTGATCGACGACGACGAGCTGCGGATCGAGACCGGGGCGGTCTTCCGCCAGTCCAAGCGGATTCCCTTCCAGCGGCTGCAGACCATCGACGTCGTCCAGCCCCTCAGCGCCCGCATCTTCGGCCTCGCCGAGATGCGGCTGGAGGCCGGTGCCGGCGACTCCGGCGCCCGGTTGCGCTACCTCCGCCGCGACAAGGCCGCCCGGCTCCGGGACTACCTGCTCACCCGCGCCAGCGGCGAGCAGCGCAGCATCACCGACGAGGCCGCCCCGACCAGCGCCTGGACCGACCTGTCCAGCACCGACGAGGTGCTGGTCAGGCTCACCCCGCAGCAGCTGGTGCTGGGCTTCGTGCTCTCCGGGGACTTCCTCTTCCCCGCGGTGCTGCTCGCCGTCGGCCTGACGGTGACCACCGTCCTCGGCGTCACCCTCTTCGCCCTGCCGGCGGTGATCCCGCTGGGCATCCAGCTGTTCAGCGCTCTGAGCAAGTACCTGATCGGTCAGTTCAACTACACGCTGGCCCGCTCCGGGCGCGGGCTGCGGATCAGCCGCGGCCTGACCAACCTGACCAGCCAGTCGGTCCCGGTCGACCGGATCCAGGGCATCTCGATCTCCCAGTCCGTCACCTGGCGTCCCGCCGGGCTGTACCGGGTGCGGATCGACGTCCTGGGCCAGACCAGGAGCACCGACGAGGGCGGGCAGCAGAACAGCGACTCCCTCCTCTTCCCGGTGGCCACCCTGGAGCAGGTGCGGACCGGGCTGCGGGCGATCCTGCCCGACGTCGACCTGGACGCCGTCGAGCTGCACCCCTCGCCGCGCAGCGCGCGCTGGCTGCGCTGGTGGAACTGGTGGACGCTGCGGCACGGCTGGGACGACCGGGTCGTGGTGACCCGCCGCGGCTGGCTGGTCGACACCATGTCGGTGGTCCCGCACGCCAAGACGCAGTCGGTGCGGATCACCCGCGGACCGCTGCAGCGGCGACTCGACCTGGCCACGGTGCACGTCGACACCACCCCGGGGCCGGTGACCCTGAGCATCGTGCACGTCAGCAGCGACCACGCCCGCGCGGTGGCGCTGAGCCAGCTGCAGCGGATGCAGCGGGCCCGGGCGGAGGCCCCCGCCGGGAGCGCCTCGGGGCCCGCGCTGGGCGACCCGGTGCCCACCACCGACCCCGCCGCGGCCGCGTCCGAGGGCTGA